The DNA window CTTCTTTGGAAAAATCAGAATCTACTAAACTGAAAACCATCTCTGACCAAAATGAATTCAATAATTCTTTGTTTTCATACAAAGTTTCGTAAACAGACAAAACTGCACTTTCTTGTCTACTGATACGATCCAGATAATCTAAGGTTTCTTTTTTATCCATATAAGAAACGTAATCATACGCGTCTTCTCCTGAATAAGAATACAAACCAGGTTCTCTCACGTAAGAAGGAGAGATCCTGTTAGTACGATTATCCGTGTATAAATTCACGCCACCCAAGATATCTACTATCTTAATAAAAGAAGAAGCATTGATCTTTACCGTATAATTCGGCTTGGAACCTAAGATATCCTGGACTGCATCTTTTACCGCAGAAGTGGCCTTGGATTTTATTTGTTCTAAACTATCTTCCGGATCTTCGAATGTAGTGATCGGATGAAAGAAGAATAAGCCGACTCTTTCTTGAGAAGGGAAGATGGTGGCTAAAAATCCGAATTCATATACATCGTCGTTTCCTACAGCATGGAAAAGTATATGGATCGGTTTACCTGAACTGATCTTTTCGTCCAGGCCTGTTCTTCTAAAATTACGAAATAGGAAAAATAATAACGCCAAAAATAGAAAGCCTGCAGCGATCCATAATGGAATAAGATTAAAAGGTCGAATCGGTTTGTTAGGACTCAAGTCAAAGCCTCGGATTCCATTCAGAAAGAAAAAATAACCCTGTCAATTGGATAATTTTCCCAAGGCGAAATGATACATGGAGATGGTCCTTTTA is part of the Leptospira saintgironsiae genome and encodes:
- a CDS encoding LCP family protein, with product MSPNKPIRPFNLIPLWIAAGFLFLALLFFLFRNFRRTGLDEKISSGKPIHILFHAVGNDDVYEFGFLATIFPSQERVGLFFFHPITTFEDPEDSLEQIKSKATSAVKDAVQDILGSKPNYTVKINASSFIKIVDILGGVNLYTDNRTNRISPSYVREPGLYSYSGEDAYDYVSYMDKKETLDYLDRISRQESAVLSVYETLYENKELLNSFWSEMVFSLVDSDFSKEDFYTLLKFATSHRLAFGITELPGEPALDPKTRRLFLTADPARASVAIRKFHKDVSAEIFTDGEYARTEVLNGTDVAGLAKDVRTTLADKRIKVLSVDNAWTKDIKKTIILDRSGNTAVADKISSILEKTKVYHVLRKDLGLDSTVLLGSDIEPKK